In Prochlorococcus marinus str. MIT 1214, one DNA window encodes the following:
- the petG gene encoding cytochrome b6-f complex subunit V, with translation MIEPLLCGIVLGLVPITLLGLFVSAWNQYRRSSSMPDWE, from the coding sequence ATGATTGAGCCTCTGCTATGTGGGATTGTTCTTGGACTTGTTCCCATAACATTATTAGGCCTTTTTGTTAGTGCATGGAATCAGTATCGTCGAAGTAGTTCAATGCCTGATTGGGAATAA
- a CDS encoding c-type cytochrome: MNTPSSKSLIDMEQKISSWRRLFLSITTVILLIIFWTIGDFKQEPFISETLSIEGEALSGSKLFKINCVGCHGISAQGFVGPDLHEATQEMSDKKIINQVIQGLTPPMPSFEIEPQSMADLLAYMHSLN, translated from the coding sequence GTGAATACTCCGTCATCAAAATCATTAATTGATATGGAGCAAAAAATCAGCTCTTGGAGAAGGTTATTTTTATCTATTACCACTGTCATCCTACTTATTATTTTTTGGACAATTGGAGACTTTAAACAAGAACCTTTTATATCTGAAACTTTATCTATTGAAGGTGAGGCTCTATCTGGAAGTAAATTATTCAAAATCAATTGTGTAGGTTGCCATGGGATTTCCGCTCAAGGTTTTGTAGGGCCTGACTTACATGAAGCAACGCAAGAAATGAGTGATAAAAAGATTATCAATCAAGTTATTCAGGGATTGACTCCACCAATGCCAAGTTTTGAAATTGAACCGCAATCAATGGCTGATCTATTGGCATATATGCACTCTCTAAACTAA
- a CDS encoding RNA methyltransferase, with product MTNKKTLKVVLVEPAGTINIGSVARLCENFSVNELRIVSPKCNHLDQEAKKMAVKGIKILEKAKLFKDLNSALSDCTRIIATCGRKDHGEIPLASNKDALSWALESERDETIALVFGREDRGLTNEELLKANKVISLNTSKSYPSLNLSHAVAIILHQFNLINELDLLKPNKIIRYPANFIKLDDCMNDAGGLLLDIGFLMKHTYKAKMAKIKQLLIRAEIKDDEVALIRGIISQARWKINNTND from the coding sequence GTGACTAACAAAAAAACTCTAAAAGTTGTACTTGTTGAACCAGCAGGAACAATAAATATTGGTAGCGTTGCAAGACTATGTGAAAATTTTAGTGTTAATGAATTGAGAATAGTTTCTCCTAAATGCAATCATTTAGATCAAGAAGCGAAAAAGATGGCTGTCAAGGGAATAAAAATTTTAGAAAAGGCAAAACTATTTAAGGATCTAAATTCAGCACTTTCAGACTGCACAAGAATTATTGCTACTTGTGGGAGAAAGGATCATGGAGAGATTCCGCTGGCTTCAAACAAAGACGCATTGAGTTGGGCACTTGAATCAGAGAGAGATGAAACCATAGCTTTGGTCTTTGGAAGAGAAGATAGAGGCTTAACTAACGAAGAGCTTCTAAAAGCAAATAAAGTAATTAGTCTTAATACGAGTAAGAGCTATCCATCATTAAATCTTTCACATGCAGTAGCAATAATCTTGCATCAATTTAATCTAATTAATGAACTTGATTTATTAAAACCCAATAAAATAATAAGATATCCCGCAAATTTTATTAAATTAGATGATTGCATGAATGATGCAGGTGGCCTTTTGCTTGATATTGGATTCTTAATGAAGCATACATATAAAGCAAAGATGGCGAAAATCAAACAGTTGCTTATAAGAGCCGAAATAAAAGATGATGAAGTTGCACTAATTAGAGGAATAATTAGCCAAGCACGATGGAAAATTAACAATACAAATGATTAA
- a CDS encoding serine hydrolase — MKSYLKVITNIFLTSISLSVLLGSSLRIVGPITQRSNANRKLNLKGKSRISNEKQLQIRKSKLKLFSNDKLERFERLETLINKWENLIIKNPDLQVSAFFLSLDNEIYAEVKSEIKLSAASTLKVPILIVLLTMLDRGEIFWNEDLILTEETIGSGSGWMAYQEVGEKFPVFEVATEMIRVSDNTATNLLIKRLGGINIVNQKFKEIGLKNTQINNYLPDLDGTNLTSTKDLSLAMALVDGGYLLNVNSRDIFREIMQKSNTNTLIPSGILKGLGKESKDTDYHLSLKGYLVHNKTGDIGISYSDTALIQAPDNTRAFASFIVKGPFNDPRSSKLIRDLSAELVPFLMPSQNSSTRD, encoded by the coding sequence GTGAAAAGTTATCTAAAAGTAATCACGAATATATTTTTAACCAGCATAAGCCTATCAGTTCTACTTGGAAGTTCACTAAGAATCGTTGGGCCTATTACTCAAAGAAGTAACGCTAACAGAAAACTTAATCTTAAAGGCAAATCAAGAATATCAAATGAAAAACAATTACAAATTAGAAAATCAAAATTAAAATTATTTTCTAATGATAAATTAGAAAGATTTGAAAGACTAGAAACTTTAATCAATAAATGGGAGAATCTTATAATTAAGAATCCAGATCTACAAGTTAGTGCTTTTTTCTTATCATTAGATAATGAAATTTATGCAGAAGTAAAATCAGAAATAAAGCTTTCTGCAGCTAGTACTTTAAAGGTTCCTATTCTAATAGTTTTACTTACGATGTTAGATAGAGGTGAAATATTTTGGAATGAGGATTTGATTCTTACAGAAGAAACAATTGGTAGTGGTTCAGGCTGGATGGCTTACCAAGAAGTTGGTGAAAAATTTCCTGTTTTTGAAGTAGCTACGGAAATGATAAGAGTGAGTGATAATACTGCAACTAATTTATTAATTAAAAGGTTAGGAGGAATAAATATAGTTAATCAAAAATTCAAAGAAATTGGATTAAAAAATACACAAATAAATAACTATTTGCCTGATCTAGACGGTACTAATCTTACATCCACCAAAGATCTCTCTTTAGCAATGGCTCTTGTAGATGGCGGATATCTACTTAATGTTAATTCTAGAGATATTTTCAGGGAAATAATGCAAAAATCAAACACAAACACCTTAATTCCCTCTGGGATATTAAAAGGTCTTGGGAAAGAATCTAAAGACACTGACTATCATCTTTCATTAAAAGGTTATTTAGTTCACAACAAAACTGGTGATATTGGAATCTCATATTCAGATACTGCTCTGATTCAAGCTCCAGATAACACAAGGGCGTTCGCAAGTTTTATCGTCAAAGGTCCATTTAATGATCCAAGATCATCTAAGTTGATAAGAGATTTATCGGCAGAATTAGTCCCTTTTTTAATGCCAAGTCAAAATTCAAGTACTCGAGATTAG
- the bchI gene encoding magnesium chelatase ATPase subunit I produces the protein MSSTRKRRVFPFTSVIGQEEMKLALLLNVIDPRIGGVMIMGDRGTGKSTTIRALADLLPAIEVVEGDPYNSSLDDPDLQSNDVRERIDSGSDIKKGEKQVPMIDLPLGATEDRLCGTIDIEKALSEGVRAFEPGLLAKANRGLLYVDEVNLLDDHLVDVLLDSAASGWNTVEREGISVRHPARFVLIGSGNPEEGELRPQLLDRFGMSVEVRTVREAKLRVQVVDQRTAFDNDPESFSDSVQANQDSLQQKVVDAQNLLNEVSIDEDLRLRISAVCGELDVDGLRGDIVTNRAARALAAFEGRKEVTEEDIARVVSTALRHRLRKDPLEQVDSGDRVIKAFCKIFERNESTDVSEFELAATN, from the coding sequence GTGAGTTCAACTAGAAAACGCAGAGTTTTTCCATTCACTTCAGTGATTGGGCAGGAAGAGATGAAGCTAGCGCTTCTTTTAAATGTTATTGACCCGAGAATCGGCGGGGTAATGATAATGGGTGATAGAGGCACTGGAAAGTCCACGACCATAAGAGCACTTGCCGATCTCTTACCTGCTATAGAGGTTGTTGAAGGAGATCCCTATAACAGCTCACTTGATGATCCAGACCTTCAAAGCAATGATGTCAGGGAAAGAATAGACAGTGGCAGTGACATTAAAAAAGGCGAGAAGCAGGTTCCAATGATTGATCTACCCTTAGGTGCTACTGAAGATAGACTCTGCGGAACTATTGATATTGAAAAGGCTCTTAGCGAAGGTGTAAGAGCTTTTGAACCAGGACTTCTAGCCAAAGCAAACAGAGGGTTGCTTTATGTTGATGAAGTCAACTTACTAGATGATCACCTCGTTGACGTACTTCTAGACTCTGCAGCATCAGGCTGGAATACAGTTGAACGTGAAGGGATATCGGTTCGTCATCCTGCAAGGTTTGTACTTATAGGTTCAGGCAACCCCGAGGAAGGTGAATTAAGGCCTCAGTTACTTGATCGTTTTGGGATGAGTGTAGAAGTTAGAACAGTAAGGGAAGCAAAACTTCGCGTTCAAGTTGTTGACCAACGCACAGCCTTTGACAATGATCCTGAATCTTTTAGCGATTCGGTTCAAGCTAATCAAGACTCCCTTCAACAAAAAGTGGTTGATGCTCAAAATTTACTTAATGAGGTTTCCATAGATGAAGATCTCAGACTAAGGATTTCAGCAGTTTGTGGTGAACTTGATGTTGATGGACTTAGAGGAGATATCGTGACCAATAGAGCGGCCAGAGCTCTTGCAGCCTTTGAAGGAAGGAAAGAGGTTACGGAAGAAGATATTGCTCGGGTAGTCTCGACAGCTTTAAGGCATAGACTTCGAAAAGATCCTCTAGAACAAGTGGATTCTGGAGATAGAGTAATTAAAGCTTTTTGCAAAATATTTGAAAGGAATGAAAGTACTGATGTATCTGAATTTGAACTAGCAGCAACAAACTAA
- the ruvC gene encoding crossover junction endodeoxyribonuclease RuvC, with translation MRIIGIDPGLARVGYGIIDQIDGKKIMLDCGIIETKSIQKEEKRLVEISNDLSSIINRWNPNTAAVEKFFFYRSSTTISVVQARGVIIMTLGKHNLPIQEFPPMQIKLAVTGYGHSDKDEVLKSVMHELSITSPPKPDDAADALAIALTGIYLK, from the coding sequence GTGAGAATAATAGGAATAGATCCTGGCTTAGCAAGAGTAGGTTATGGAATTATTGATCAAATAGACGGAAAGAAAATAATGCTTGATTGCGGAATTATTGAGACGAAATCAATACAAAAAGAAGAAAAAAGACTGGTAGAGATTTCAAATGATTTAAGCTCAATAATTAACAGATGGAATCCAAATACTGCAGCAGTTGAAAAGTTTTTTTTCTATCGTTCTAGTACTACTATTAGTGTTGTTCAAGCTCGTGGAGTGATAATTATGACCTTAGGAAAGCACAATCTTCCAATTCAAGAGTTCCCACCAATGCAAATCAAACTTGCTGTGACCGGTTATGGTCATTCCGATAAAGATGAGGTTTTAAAATCTGTCATGCATGAACTCAGTATCACTTCACCGCCTAAGCCAGATGATGCTGCTGATGCCCTAGCAATCGCACTTACTGGAATCTATCTTAAATAA
- a CDS encoding 5-formyltetrahydrofolate cyclo-ligase, which yields MENIYDDIKSIKEIKRKEYNLIRNSNSFLINEKIKLNVKSSLNILLNKYHFEGKYIGIYWPLKGEVDIRFIKEINNQKVALPSSSKSKGISYHHWSNKQLEIDSNNIPAPSQEKAINPNLISILFVPAIAIDQEGYRLGYGGGYFDRLRKKDLWFSIPSFVVISNNCISKKPLPRNRWDVPFNGWISENGLHQIEATK from the coding sequence ATGGAAAATATATATGATGATATTAAATCAATAAAAGAAATTAAAAGAAAGGAATATAATTTAATCCGTAATTCAAATTCATTTTTAATAAATGAAAAAATAAAGTTAAATGTCAAATCATCATTAAATATACTGTTAAATAAATATCATTTTGAAGGGAAATATATAGGTATTTATTGGCCATTAAAAGGTGAGGTAGATATAAGATTTATAAAAGAAATTAATAATCAAAAAGTTGCTTTACCTTCGAGTTCTAAAAGTAAAGGCATTAGCTATCATCATTGGTCAAACAAGCAACTAGAGATAGATTCAAACAACATTCCTGCACCATCCCAAGAAAAAGCTATTAACCCTAATCTTATTTCTATCCTATTTGTACCCGCGATAGCTATCGATCAAGAAGGATACAGACTAGGCTACGGAGGAGGTTACTTTGATCGACTTCGAAAAAAAGATTTGTGGTTTTCTATACCATCATTTGTTGTCATCAGTAATAATTGCATTTCTAAAAAACCATTACCTAGAAACAGATGGGACGTTCCATTTAATGGTTGGATTAGCGAAAATGGTCTACATCAAATTGAAGCAACTAAATAA
- a CDS encoding SufE family protein produces MTEIKEKSFINTYGSDSLDNLIERLQSTSDPKRRYEYILWLGKSLPLLSEDLHLETTKVKGCISEVYVLGTILNERIQWKGYSDALITKGLLAFLIKGLNDLTPFEVLSINEKFIEMTGLSKSLTPSRANGFLNIFLKMKAQAKNLSIQSNEND; encoded by the coding sequence GTGACTGAAATCAAAGAAAAGTCTTTCATCAATACCTACGGAAGTGATTCATTAGATAATCTTATAGAGCGTCTACAATCAACTTCAGATCCCAAAAGGCGCTATGAATATATTCTATGGCTTGGAAAAAGCTTGCCGTTACTAAGTGAAGATCTCCACCTGGAAACCACTAAAGTAAAAGGTTGCATTTCAGAAGTATATGTTCTTGGGACTATTTTGAATGAAAGAATTCAATGGAAAGGATATTCAGACGCACTCATAACAAAAGGATTGCTGGCTTTTCTAATAAAAGGTTTAAATGATCTAACACCTTTTGAAGTACTCTCTATAAATGAAAAATTTATTGAGATGACAGGACTAAGCAAAAGCTTGACGCCATCGAGAGCAAATGGTTTTCTCAACATATTTCTCAAAATGAAAGCTCAAGCAAAAAACCTGTCAATACAAAGCAATGAGAATGACTAA
- a CDS encoding homoserine dehydrogenase, protein MKKVGIGLLGLGTVGQGVANIISSPNDRHPLVGELELIGVAVRDLQKRRDISISNSILTTNPIEIVNNPNIQIVVEVMGGIEPAKSLIIQAIRAGKSVVTANKAVIARHGEEISNEAKAAGVYVLIEAAVGGGIPIIEPLKQSLGGNQITKVSGIINGTTNYILSRMDKEGVDYADVLKDAQALGYAESDPAADVEGADAADKIAILSGLAFGGAINRADIPTTGINLLEGIDVNYARKLGYGIKLLAISEKGETQSKSEKSQPLSVWVEPTLVPEDNPLAGVNGVNNAILVEGNPIGQVMFFGPGAGSGPTASAVVADILNIAGIQSMSGDKIFNLDPLLSAKGWRNCHVAEKKKITKKNYIRLIAEDNPGVIGEIGTIFGKKKISIESIVQFDAIDKQAEIVVITHKINQGQLEDALLEIENLSQVRRIAATMGCL, encoded by the coding sequence ATGAAAAAAGTTGGTATCGGTTTACTTGGCCTAGGAACTGTTGGCCAGGGTGTTGCAAATATCATTAGTAGCCCAAATGACAGACATCCATTGGTGGGAGAACTTGAACTTATTGGTGTTGCAGTAAGGGATCTCCAAAAGAGAAGAGATATATCCATCTCAAATTCAATTCTTACAACAAACCCAATTGAGATAGTAAATAATCCCAATATTCAAATAGTTGTTGAAGTGATGGGCGGAATAGAGCCAGCAAAATCATTAATTATCCAAGCCATAAGAGCAGGCAAATCTGTTGTAACTGCAAACAAAGCAGTAATTGCAAGACATGGTGAAGAGATTTCCAATGAAGCAAAAGCCGCAGGGGTCTATGTCCTAATCGAAGCAGCAGTAGGAGGTGGGATCCCAATAATCGAGCCTCTAAAGCAATCTTTAGGAGGGAATCAGATAACTAAAGTAAGCGGGATAATAAATGGAACAACTAATTACATACTCTCCAGAATGGATAAAGAAGGAGTTGACTATGCTGATGTTTTAAAAGATGCCCAAGCTCTTGGATATGCAGAAAGTGATCCAGCCGCTGATGTCGAGGGGGCCGATGCCGCTGACAAAATTGCAATTCTAAGTGGCCTTGCTTTTGGCGGAGCAATTAATCGAGCTGACATACCAACAACTGGAATAAATCTCCTAGAAGGCATAGATGTTAATTATGCAAGAAAGTTAGGATATGGAATCAAGCTTTTAGCAATATCTGAAAAAGGCGAAACTCAATCGAAAAGTGAAAAAAGTCAACCACTATCTGTTTGGGTTGAACCAACATTGGTACCTGAAGATAATCCATTAGCAGGGGTAAATGGAGTTAACAATGCAATCCTTGTGGAAGGAAATCCCATAGGCCAAGTAATGTTTTTTGGACCAGGTGCAGGGTCCGGTCCAACTGCATCAGCTGTTGTTGCAGACATACTTAACATTGCTGGCATTCAGTCTATGAGTGGAGACAAAATCTTTAATTTAGATCCACTTCTATCAGCAAAAGGATGGAGAAATTGTCACGTAGCAGAAAAGAAAAAAATCACTAAAAAAAATTACATACGGCTTATTGCAGAAGATAATCCAGGAGTAATTGGAGAAATCGGGACTATTTTTGGAAAGAAAAAAATATCTATTGAATCAATAGTGCAATTCGATGCAATAGATAAACAAGCAGAGATAGTAGTTATTACTCACAAGATTAATCAAGGTCAACTGGAAGATGCTCTTTTAGAAATAGAAAACTTGTCACAAGTCAGGAGAATTGCAGCAACGATGGGTTGCCTTTAG
- a CDS encoding ABC transporter substrate-binding protein: MLKLNCIKNILKGSGIIFILLQLSCAQYQEREKIIVASAGKIESLDPAQANTLRTLQILSALGDTLYKINKEGHLQPSLAKDLPKISNNGLLIDISLKENISFHDGSLFNAEAMAFSLNRFREIGTLNYLLNEKIEDIEVKDEFLIRIKLKKPSSSLKSLLTSVNLTPVSPNSYSNYKDSFNNKNFIGTGPYFLESFNSSQQIIRPFNNYWGEKPLNKGIDFINYSNSSTLFGAIKTKEVDVLISNSIDDMQRLALNNMVNKDQLRSGEGDPIEIGYITFKSNELPLAHKTIREALSYTIDRELISQQVSFGTREPLRSIVPPQLHKKEFSPWPKYNPSVARSLLKKEGYCESNILSIPLTFRSNVPADKLLALTWKDQIKRDLSDCIEITLNGIESTTVYKQLSEGAFDAVILDWTGAYPDPEAYLTPLLSCNEINNSSCLKGEAVFSGSFWGDNKVQELLEKSEELEGESRLKKLIQVEQLAAQGSAYLPIWLVNPKAWSLKDISQPEFSSDGLIILKKLKRD, translated from the coding sequence ATGTTAAAACTGAATTGCATTAAAAATATTTTAAAAGGCTCAGGTATTATCTTTATTTTATTACAATTATCTTGCGCCCAATACCAGGAAAGAGAAAAAATTATTGTTGCAAGTGCAGGTAAAATTGAATCTCTTGATCCTGCTCAAGCTAATACTCTTAGGACACTACAAATATTAAGCGCTCTTGGAGATACTTTATACAAAATAAATAAGGAAGGACATCTTCAGCCAAGTTTAGCTAAAGATTTACCAAAAATAAGTAATAATGGCTTGCTAATTGATATTTCACTCAAAGAAAATATTTCTTTTCACGATGGAAGTCTTTTCAATGCAGAAGCGATGGCATTTAGTCTTAACCGATTTAGGGAAATAGGAACTTTAAATTACCTATTAAATGAAAAGATAGAAGATATTGAAGTAAAGGATGAATTCCTTATAAGAATAAAATTAAAAAAGCCATCGAGTTCTTTAAAAAGTCTTTTAACATCTGTAAATTTAACACCTGTATCTCCTAATTCATATTCAAATTATAAAGATAGTTTCAATAATAAAAATTTCATAGGTACGGGTCCTTACTTCTTAGAAAGTTTCAACTCAAGTCAACAAATAATCAGGCCATTCAATAATTATTGGGGAGAAAAGCCTCTAAACAAAGGTATTGACTTTATCAATTACAGTAATTCTAGTACTCTTTTTGGAGCTATAAAAACGAAAGAAGTTGATGTCCTAATCTCAAATTCTATAGATGATATGCAGCGATTAGCTTTAAATAATATGGTTAATAAAGATCAACTTAGATCAGGAGAAGGTGACCCAATAGAGATAGGATATATTACATTTAAAAGTAATGAATTACCTTTAGCACATAAAACAATAAGAGAAGCTCTTTCCTACACAATTGATAGAGAACTAATTAGTCAGCAAGTAAGTTTTGGAACTAGAGAACCCTTAAGATCAATAGTTCCTCCTCAATTACACAAAAAGGAATTTTCTCCATGGCCTAAATATAATCCTAGTGTTGCAAGATCCTTATTAAAAAAAGAAGGCTACTGCGAATCAAATATTCTTTCTATTCCATTAACATTTAGATCTAATGTACCTGCTGATAAATTACTTGCACTTACATGGAAAGATCAAATAAAAAGAGATTTATCTGATTGTATAGAAATAACATTAAATGGAATTGAATCAACCACAGTTTACAAACAACTTTCCGAAGGGGCTTTTGATGCAGTCATACTAGATTGGACTGGAGCATATCCTGACCCGGAAGCATATTTAACTCCCTTATTAAGTTGTAATGAAATAAATAATAGTTCTTGCCTCAAGGGTGAAGCTGTATTCAGTGGTAGTTTTTGGGGTGATAATAAAGTTCAAGAACTTCTAGAGAAAAGTGAAGAGTTAGAAGGAGAAAGCAGGTTAAAGAAGTTAATACAAGTTGAGCAACTTGCTGCACAAGGAAGTGCCTACTTACCAATTTGGCTAGTTAATCCTAAAGCTTGGTCTTTAAAAGATATAAGTCAACCAGAATTCTCAAGTGATGGATTAATTATTCTAAAAAAATTAAAAAGAGACTAA
- a CDS encoding ABC transporter permease: MSSKKELFKYILSRLTLLPIMLWIISSLVFILLRIAPGDPVDAILGTRANEFARESLRIKLGLDKPLINQYLEYLNQLIHGNLGISLNTQEPVKVIISKALPASLELAIFSILIASLVGYLIGFLGAIKPEGKIDFWGRIFGIGTYALPPFWAAMLIQIIFAVLLGWLPIGGRLPPGAIPPPPITGFLLLDSILDKNIEIIFSSIKHLILPSFTLGILLSGIFSRSLRLNLEEVLKKDYIEAAKSRGINNLRILIKHAFPNTLLPILTITGLTISSLIGGALLIEITFSWPGIALGLQEAINQRDYTVVQGIVVVISSLVVMISVGIDIAIAYIDPRVSY, from the coding sequence TTGTCATCTAAAAAGGAACTTTTCAAATATATCCTTTCGAGATTAACTCTATTGCCAATTATGCTTTGGATTATTTCGAGCTTAGTTTTTATATTGTTGAGAATTGCACCAGGCGACCCGGTAGACGCAATTCTTGGCACTCGAGCTAATGAATTTGCAAGGGAAAGCCTAAGAATTAAACTTGGATTAGATAAACCTCTTATTAATCAATATCTTGAATATTTAAATCAATTAATTCATGGGAATCTAGGAATTTCATTAAACACACAAGAACCTGTAAAAGTAATTATCTCTAAGGCTCTTCCAGCAAGCTTGGAATTAGCTATATTTTCAATATTAATAGCTTCACTTGTAGGTTATTTAATTGGTTTTTTAGGAGCAATTAAACCAGAAGGCAAAATAGATTTTTGGGGAAGAATTTTTGGCATTGGGACCTATGCTTTACCTCCTTTTTGGGCAGCGATGCTAATTCAAATTATCTTCGCTGTTTTGCTAGGTTGGTTACCCATTGGTGGAAGATTACCTCCTGGAGCTATTCCTCCTCCCCCAATTACTGGTTTTTTACTTTTAGATAGTATTTTAGACAAAAACATTGAAATCATTTTTAGTTCTATTAAACATTTAATATTACCCTCATTCACTCTAGGGATATTATTAAGCGGAATCTTTAGTCGATCATTAAGATTAAATCTTGAGGAAGTTTTAAAAAAAGATTATATTGAGGCCGCTAAAAGTAGAGGTATTAATAACTTAAGAATATTAATTAAGCATGCTTTTCCAAATACACTTCTTCCAATATTGACAATTACTGGATTAACCATTTCTTCTTTAATAGGTGGAGCACTTTTAATTGAAATAACATTCTCATGGCCAGGAATTGCTCTTGGACTTCAAGAGGCTATAAATCAAAGAGATTATACTGTTGTGCAAGGAATAGTTGTTGTAATATCTAGTCTTGTTGTCATGATTAGTGTTGGAATAGATATCGCTATTGCATATATTGATCCTAGAGTTAGCTATTGA
- a CDS encoding alpha/beta hydrolase, which produces MTLRTNSFIKKLVVLGTVGSLLAPYCFYPKLRAAERFEIHFDGMSIPISIKELIDWSNGEEETNSELASWLNLLGFKEREGLAKFLSTPLVRDKSMARQILRSWSGRKLLDEVSDLILMDEDSSGESVLDTLEKLLNEKDEVTTFDLLNSLSVKAIHIDLDGWIEVANNWRSELNKQQKLTSDLVSINELSVKREAINVLPLEIKETEYELISLNVPHRNEPLNLDVWNPSSRNTIRKNWVLLMPGLGGDRNHFNWLARSLSHNGWPVVVLDHPGSDSLALEALVKGRLPLPGGEVIPERLNDIDNILKAKELGQIDISAENIVLMGHSLGALTAILASGVTIDEKLENRCQKVLDNLSLSNLSSLLQCQLVDITLSKRKSIENLSAIVGMNSFGSFLWQKNSDNQINIPLFLTGGTFDLVTPSISEQLGLLLALSSSSLSRVLLIEGASHFSPIRVEGQMDQSKGKDLFNLGESIVGYHPLSVQSLLSFEIISFLEKLEENKSIPPNTNLNKGELRFHILDRNIIEKLVKIQ; this is translated from the coding sequence TTGACGTTGAGAACAAATTCATTCATTAAAAAATTAGTTGTTCTTGGAACCGTTGGAAGCTTACTAGCTCCTTATTGTTTTTATCCAAAACTACGAGCAGCAGAGAGATTTGAAATTCATTTTGATGGAATGTCTATTCCAATTTCAATAAAAGAATTGATTGATTGGAGTAATGGTGAAGAGGAAACAAATTCAGAATTAGCCAGCTGGCTTAATTTACTAGGCTTTAAAGAAAGGGAAGGTTTAGCAAAGTTTTTAAGTACCCCTTTGGTAAGAGATAAAAGTATGGCAAGACAAATTTTACGAAGTTGGTCTGGTCGAAAATTACTGGATGAGGTAAGTGATCTAATTCTTATGGATGAAGACAGCTCAGGCGAAAGTGTTCTAGATACTTTGGAAAAACTATTAAATGAAAAGGATGAGGTGACGACTTTTGATCTTTTGAATTCACTATCTGTTAAAGCTATTCATATTGATTTGGATGGGTGGATTGAAGTTGCTAATAACTGGAGAAGTGAATTAAATAAACAACAAAAACTCACATCTGATTTGGTCTCAATTAATGAGTTATCAGTTAAAAGAGAAGCAATTAATGTTCTGCCTCTTGAAATAAAAGAAACTGAATATGAATTGATTTCCTTAAATGTTCCTCATCGAAATGAGCCTTTAAATTTAGATGTTTGGAACCCTTCTTCGAGGAACACCATCAGAAAAAATTGGGTTCTTTTAATGCCAGGTTTAGGAGGAGATCGTAATCATTTTAATTGGCTTGCAAGAAGTCTTAGTCACAATGGTTGGCCTGTTGTCGTCCTGGATCATCCAGGTAGTGATTCATTAGCACTTGAAGCCTTGGTGAAAGGAAGACTTCCTCTACCGGGTGGTGAAGTTATTCCTGAACGTTTGAACGATATCGATAATATCCTCAAGGCAAAAGAATTAGGGCAAATTGATATCTCAGCTGAGAATATTGTACTAATGGGGCATTCGCTAGGAGCCCTCACTGCTATTTTGGCTTCAGGAGTAACAATAGATGAAAAGCTTGAAAATAGGTGTCAGAAGGTACTTGATAATCTTTCTCTTTCTAATTTATCTTCACTTTTACAATGTCAATTAGTTGATATTACCTTGTCAAAGAGGAAAAGCATAGAAAATCTCTCAGCTATTGTTGGTATGAATAGTTTTGGGAGTTTTTTGTGGCAAAAAAATTCAGATAACCAAATAAATATACCTCTTTTTCTTACCGGAGGAACTTTTGATTTAGTTACTCCATCAATAAGTGAACAACTCGGATTATTGCTTGCTTTAAGTTCAAGCTCCTTGAGTAGAGTGCTTTTGATTGAAGGAGCTAGTCATTTTTCACCTATTAGAGTAGAAGGACAGATGGATCAGTCTAAAGGTAAGGACTTATTTAATCTTGGAGAATCAATTGTTGGATATCATCCACTTTCAGTTCAGAGCCTATTGTCTTTTGAAATTATCAGCTTCCTAGAAAAATTAGAAGAGAATAAATCCATACCTCCTAATACTAATTTAAATAAAGGTGAGCTTAGGTTTCATATTTTGGATAGAAATATAATTGAAAAACTTGTCAAGATTCAATAG